Proteins from a single region of Ziziphus jujuba cultivar Dongzao chromosome 1, ASM3175591v1:
- the LOC107418014 gene encoding uncharacterized protein LOC107418014: protein MPLLPWKKTGVNRISRIVADLHSPKRGNSLVVETGFPTSLVDLFVKNRDRLRKSSKKKKKKKKSGSDLDSTIDVRLIDEITSRSRIVSENSRVRGVGFGSNCWNSTRSTQEEEEASHGGGDGGGRSGYGFVGKSRNPNRVFVGAFDDFDDVDESGCGDSRTVFFAAFKVFLMVVLALSTKQLAFGITLSAFVLLFLEYLGKRLVCFFKPCSNSKVKLKSMFQWVLTLFWFKNNSLVQKDFDEGENSNALIAESVDGFKSNYCSLEEIELLEPVSEKHEKISNTVTEFQFSSRDMKLGSLDMDENTKAVEESEVLVGKSKHASKRSKLKAKIKRLVPRRLRGSSKPKKGQGHDHDQQESSNEVFLTPFEDEKLGISKEEKEQHQGHEQGQESENQNRVVFCSQTHIEQKKEEEKKEVDGRSSGFDEQSWGGKQVSMLDVKEGKGKKGILGYPILFLIGLAGLVGGRIVALLLTIAWCLISKLIGTQIRGINMTLLRSSVTITS, encoded by the coding sequence ATGCCGCTTCTTCCATGGAAGAAGACCGGCGTCAACCGGATTTCTCGGATCGTCGCCGATCTCCATTCCCCTAAACGCGGTAACTCGCTAGTTGTCGAAACCGGCTTCCCCACTTCTCTCGTAGACCTTTTCGTTAAGAACCGAGATCGTCTGAGAAAATCAtccaagaaaaagaagaagaagaagaagagcggCTCCGATTTGGATTCGACGATTGATGTCCGTTTGATCGACGAGATTACTTCCCGTTCGCGTATCGTTTCGGAGAATTCGAGAGTTCGTGGTGTCGGGTTCGGGTCAAATTGCTGGAATTCGACCCGCTCCAcccaggaggaagaagaagccaGCCATGGCGGTGGTGATGGTGGTGGGCGGAGTGGGTATGGGTTTGTGGGTAAATCCAGAAATCCGAATCGGGTTTTCGTTGGTGCGTTTGATGATTTTGACGACGTCGATGAATCTGGCTGTGGCGATTCCAGGACCGTTTTCTTCGCGGCGTTCAAAGTGTTTTTGATGGTGGTTTTGGCTTTGAGCACCAAGCAACTCGCTTTTGGAATCACATTGTCTGCTTTTGTGCTTCTGTTTCTCGAATACCTAGGCAAACGATTGGTTTGCTTCTTCAAACCGTGTTCAAACTCTAAGGTAAAGTTGAAATCTATGTTCCAATGGGTATTAACCTTGTTTTGGTTCAAGAACAATTCGTTGGTTCAGAAGGATTTCGATGAGGGTGAGAATTCCAACGCACTGATCGCAGAATCCGTTGATGGGTTCAAATCAAATTATTGTTCTCTGGAAGAAATTGAGTTATTGGAACCCGTGagtgaaaaacatgaaaaaatatcTAATACAGTTACTGAGTTTCAGTTCTCAAGCCGTGATATGAAATTGGGTAGTTTGGATATGGACGAGAACACAAAGGCCGTGGAGGAGAGTGAAGTTTTGGTAGGAAAGAGCAAGCACGCTAGCAAGAGATCTAAGCTAAAAGCAAAGATCAAGCGCTTAGTTCCTAGGAGGTTGCGTGGTTCAAGTAAACCGAAAAAGGGTCAGGGGCATGATCATGATCAGCAAGAATCCAGCAATGAAGTTTTTTTGACTCCCTTTGAAGATGAAAAATTGGGGATATCCAAAGAAGAGAAAGAGCAACACCAGGGGCATGAACAAGGGCAAGAAAGCGAAAACCAAAACAGAGTGGTATTTTGTTCACAAACTCATATTGAgcaaaagaaggaagaagaaaaaaaagaagttgatGGTAGAAGTTCTGGTTTTGATGAACAATCATGGGGTGGCAAGCAAGTTTCAATGCTTGATGTAAAGGAAGGAAAAGGTAAGAAAGGGATTTTGGGTTATCCAATTCTGTTTCTGATCGGACTTGCTGGACTTGTTGGAGGTCGGATTGTTGCTCTGCTACTCACAATTGCTTGGTGTTTGATTTCGAAGTTGATAGGAACACAAATAAGGGGCATAAATATGACTCTGTTGAGGTCTTCTGTCACAATCACAAGTTAG
- the LOC107417920 gene encoding UDP-glycosyltransferase 74F2-like has product MENRRYRGHVLLLPYPSQSHINPLLQFSKRLASKGLKATLATTIFVSKTIINSSSSSGALPIQFDTISDGYDDGGGGADIMTYMGRLEAAGSETLAELITRHKHSPHPIDCIVYDLSMHWALDVAKQFDIVSAAFSTLPCTVTFLYYCLSHGLFNFNFPFSSSSLPVSISGLSFLELHDMPSFVYNQRTTWSGPKLLEVVLKQFSNADKADFILVNTVYAFEKEVVDSMSKVCRLLPVGSTIPSIYIDNRIKNDEDYGLILARYSVEDFSVCMNWLNNKAAGSVVYVSFGSTPYLSAKQMVELAMALKDSNFHFLWVVSASEQQKLPQNFLEETDGFIDDDDKGLIVKWSPQLEVLSHEAIGCFVTHCGWNSTIEALSLGVPMVAMPQWTDQTTNAKLIQDLWKVGVRVNVDKLNGIATRHEIEFRIREVMEGKNGREMKMNANKWRNVALEALSEGGTSDKNIDEFVSKFSRF; this is encoded by the exons ATGGAAAATAGAAGGTATAGAGGCCATGTGCTGCTCCTTCCTTACCCATCTCAGAGCCACATCAATCCGTTGCTCCAATTCTCCAAGCGCTTGGCTTCCAAGGGCCTCAAAGCCACCCTTGCCACCACCATCTTTGTCTCCAAAACCATCATcaactcatcatcatcatcaggaGCTCTTCCAATTCAATTCGATACTATATCCGACGGCTATGACGATGGCGGCGGCGGTGCCGATATTATGACCTACATGGGCCGATTAGAAGCAGCAGGTTCCGAAACCCTTGCGGAGCTCATCACCAGGCACAAACACTCACCGCATCCTATTGATTGCATAGTTTATGACTTGTCTATGCATTGGGCTCTGGATGTAGCCAAACAGTTTGACATAGTTTCTGCTGCCTTTTCTACTTTACCCTGCACCGTTACTTTCCTTTATTATTGTCTTAGTCATGGCCTTTTCAACTTCaacttccctttttcctcttcatcccTCCCGGTTTCCATTTCCGGACTCTCATTTCTCGAGCTCCATGACATGCCATCCTTTGTTTACAACCAGAGGACCACTTGGTCCGGCCCCAAACTCCTTGAGGTTGTCTTGAAACAGTTTTCTAACGCAGACAAAGCTGATTTCATCCTTGTCAACACTGTCTATGCCTTTGAGAAAGAg GTGGTGGATTCGATGTCGAAAGTTTGTCGTTTGTTACCAGTTGGATCAACAATTCCATCTATCTATATAGATAACCGCATAAAAAATGACGAAGACTATGGGCTTATTCTTGCTAGATATTCAGTAGAAGACTTTTCAGTTTGCATGAATTGGCTCAACAATAAGGCTGCAGGGTCGGTTGTGTATGTATCATTCGGTAGCACACCCTATCTTAGTGCCAAGCAAATGGTGGAACTTGCCATGGCACTGAAAGATAGCAACTTTCACTTCTTATGGGTGGTTTCTGCTTCTGAACAGCAAAAGCTCCCTCAAAACTTTTTGGAAGAGACTGATGGTtttattgatgatgatgataaaggACTGATAGTGAAATGGAGTCCTCAATTGGAAGTTCTATCACATGAGGCTATAGGGTGTTTTGTTACTCATTGTGGCTGGAATTCTACCATTGAAGCTCTGAGCTTGGGAGTTCCAATGGTAGCAATGCCGCAATGGACCGATCAGACCACGAATGCCAAACTTATTCAGGATTTATGGAAGGTGGGTGTTAGAGTAAATGTTGATAAGCTTAATGGGATTGCAACAAGACATGAGATTGAGTTTCGTATCAGAGAGGTAATGGAGGGGAAGAATGGGAGAGAGATGAAAATGAATGCCAACAAATGGAGGAATGTGGCTTTAGAGGCTCTTAGTGAAGGTGGCACTTCTGATAAGAATATTGATGAATTTGTTTCCAAATTTTCTCGCTTTTAG